From Bombyx mori chromosome 18, ASM3026992v2:
attatttatatccagtatatTTTAGTATCACACAAAGCATAATTTCCGGGATTAACGACCCAACCAAAGAGTTATGTACAAAGGTTTCAAACAATATAGTATGTCCAATTTGAGTTTCAACCATATATTGGATAATCGAATaacttaaaatacatttttttttattacatcttaactgataattgtaaaaaaaaagcatacttAGATACACCAAATTTTATCCCGATCAAATAAATAGAGGTCTTTGAAACTTATTCAACTTATTTTcactttattaaaataaaaatgttataatcaccatttaattataaaataaacacaacCCTAATACAGAACCCAACTTTTAAAATGTATACATGAACTTTTCCgggacatttttttaataaattgaatcTAGAATCATCTAGTATACCATAACAATATGCAtgattaataatttatgttaaGTAAAATGTGTGTCATAAAAATTGCTTTATAAATCTGaacttttcaattttaaaattccaGTGAAGAACTGTGTGGAAAGCAGAGGCTGAATGATAAGAGGGTTCTAGATTCGAAAAAGAGACAAAAAAAGAATTAGAACTGCACCCATGGCTGTCCATGGCACAATGCtttaatacaaaacaaacacacaaaagCCCGATATGATATTTACATGAAAGCAAGTCATAATATCCCATGCTTTAATTAAATGCTATTTTTAATCATCACAAACATAAACACAaaacaagttaaaaaaaaccacagatGTCCTCATAGATCTTATAATACATCAAGTACAAGCATTGACAAACCACAAACTTactatacatatcgacgcttgaaaggcaaacgtgactaatcgacaataactgctttatacataaatgataggcaatagccATATTCAAtgggcaaaaaatatatatttctaggtctattaaaatcatttcaatcctacaggtAAATTCgttaatatagattttttttcaggtatttcaactttaaattagtcttctgtaaagttcacgcattgtcgcttactCACGTTTGCATTTTAAGTGTCGATATGTTTGTGTCAATTATGTTAAGGTACAGTAAACAAATCATCACCCCATGAAATTCTAAGCACATTCCTGAAGCAAACATGCAGATCCAAGTGACTTACCCAGGATTGATGTAAGGTCCCTCGGTACCATTGTACACAACATTATCGTACAAGGGCCAGGATCTCTCGTAAGAGTGCTCATGAGCCCATATGACCACGTCCACGCCAAACTCTATCAGCAATGGTTCTAGACCTGAAAACAcattatctattattattaatctaaaaacaatttataaaattttactttccATCAGCATTCCTTTTCACAATAGCAAAACTAAAGAAATATgagaaactagctgacccagtagacttcgtagtgcctcaatcgataattataagacctaagcttttgtataaaataaacttaaaacaaacaaaagaaatccatctgacgggggacacatcaaaggaaaaacaaaattgttatttttatttaattccgagcattttcatatttatcttcctttgaaaacttctctggactttcacaaataattcaagaccaaaattagccaaatcggtccagccgttctcgaattttagcgagattaacgaacaattcatttttatatatatataaatagattaacaaataaataaatgtaggtGTGTGACACAAGTGTTTACTAAGTGAATACTATGAttgcttaatataaatttaatattccatttagttcatataatatatactagacaacagagagagagagagaggctTGACAACGCTATCTGCTGAaataacacgtcattacggatcctcctgatccattaaccgtgcttttaggcaccacaagcaccggtcaccgtcctcgtcgaacccgtcgcttgcgacgaagggctcgacgagcgaactaacccatagacacagcccactgagtttctcgccggatcttctcagtgggtcgcgtttccgatccggtggtagattctgcgaagcactgctcttgctagggtcagtgttagcaacactccggttgagccccgcgagctcacctacaaacgttagggcgaagctgaaatagcctctcaaggctatcagcataggcaggaaaaaaaaaaaaacttcagaggtgtcaagggacactcggatggaacgaagttcctttcgattaattagtgaaggaattgtaatttttttttttaagttatgataataaattacggcattatgaagaagaaaaaaacaatactatgaactaaattactattgttgaaacgctatctcgagaaactactcattacgcggaccaatcggatacgagcaatgtcacgcgataagcgcctacacgttgattggtcagaatgacggatctaaaaggtgtcgtgacaacttttcgtaagaattttttccgtctagcccccttacacaacgcgcgataaggaacttcgttccaaaaaaaagctgaaatagctttagtgttattgtgtttttaaaacagttactctcaattatgaaaaatagtattattattcgccaatagatgtcgggaagagtcataaagttgattattgaaaacacgaataaaacaacattttcagaaaataaaacgtagctagatcgatttatcgcccccgaaatcccctgtatacaaaattttataaatatcgttggagccgtttccgagattcagattatatatatatacaaggtGATCGATTGAGACTATTAAAGTAACTGAGATGCGTGCAACCTTAGGCTCCTAATGTCGAGATAATGTTTCCACACCAGGGTGGGTTGTAATGAGGAATAAGTTTCCCGTAAGTGAAGTGAAGTTTCCCGTGAGGTCTCACCGAACATTCCGGCGATTCCGACGCGGGTGAGTTCCACGCTGCAGTCGATGTCGTTGGAGTTGCTGCAGTACATGGGTCGGTGGCCGAACAGTATTATCCAGGGCCGCTTTGAcctgaacaaaaataaaaaaaattagatttgtATTGTGTGACGTTTTTACTGACTGCCGTTCCAGAGGAAGCAAGCTCACGGCTCGCTCGATATGAAGCGGTTACCGTAGTTCTTACTTTCTAGAAATATCACTTCTAAGGGATGATAAAATAGAGAATGAGCGGTTGTCTCACATTTCGTCATTATCAAAGTGTAAAGTAAGAAATGGGTGGTGATCCAGGGCCGGGTGGAAGGCAGGAGATCACGCGGCCGCTCACCGACTCGCTGGACTGACGTAATAAAGAAGGCAACTGAGTCCACTATGGTCGAATGTACTCGAAACGCTTCGAACCGCCagacctggaagcgcattgcctggagGGCGGTCGTCGGGAGCATGGCCGACCTAACAGGTCCTCCTGCATATACAGCATCAGCGCAACCACGaacactctgacaagagtgtccgactgagaagaaagCACGAAGTTCATACATCTAGTTAGACTGTACCTAGAAACAATTTTGTATCGGTACATCCTACTGTACGCAAGCACGGCGCGGAGCCAGTGTACCCAACTCGCCTGTTTTCAGGGGTGTTCGCTTCAGCCAAATCCTCCTTTAGCCAATCGTACTGGTTGACGATCAACTTGAGCCCATACTCCGTGAAGTAGTACACCTCGGTCGATACGGACACGAAGTGCACGGGGCCCAGGTCGAAGCTGTAGTACAGGTTCGAGTCCGGGCCGGGCATCGAGAAGCGGTTCACGTAGTTGCTGAAGTTGCTGTGAACATGGGTAAGTTTATTTAAGTCAATTAACCAACAATACACTATAtttcgacgagctcacggcccatctgatgttaagtggttactggagcccatagacatctacaacgtaagtgccgacacctaccttgagatatggggtcgaaggtctcagttttaaaagtgcaacggctgccccgcttttcaaaccgaaacgcgttactgcttcacggcagaaatagtcagggcggtggtacctacccgcgcggactcacaagaggtcctaccaccagtcaatttcgaatattttaggaagTTGTACACTTtcaatgcgaaaaggcgatatgaGTAATAACTGACTATTTCTCCTCATGGTTTCCCGGGCAAGTCATGTAGGGCACAGTGGCGGCCAGCGGCTGGATCTGTCTCATGAACTCGTCACCGACCCGAGCGTCCTCCGTGTCCATGTCGTACGCGAAGTCGCCCACGTGGAGGATCACATCGAAGTGGTCCCGTTCGGCTTCATCTTGCAAGTATGACAGGGACTGGAATGTATCGTAAATACCAGTACATTAAGatctcatacccgatcctgtggaccgaatggtaaatagtcgacgtcgccctaaacacgtcattacggatcctcccgatccattaacggtgcttttaggtacctcaagcaccggtcatcgtgctcgccgaacccgtcgcttgcgacgaagggctcgacgagtaaattaacccatagatacagcccactgagtgtctcgatcaccgatccggtggtagattctgcgaagcactgttcttgctagggccagtgttagcaacactccaggtttgagccccgtaagctcacctactagctcagtgaatctagaataaaccctcgaggttattagaataggtaagaaaaaataaggtctatttttgaattaaacttCTCTACAAATATATGTCATGGAGCAGAATTTAAAGGTCGTTCACCTCAAAGCctaagtttgtttttaattctcTCAATCAAGAtaacattttactttttttttagtaaagtaaTAACAAGTTTCctattttaaatatatcgacgcttgaaaggcaaatatgactaagcgacaatgcgtgaactttacagtagactaattaaaagttgaaatacctgaaaacaaaatttattttaacgaatctagttgtagtagaatctagttagtagctgtaggattgaaatgattttaatagacctagaaatatatttttttgcgcatcgaatatggttaatATTGCCTATCatgtatgtacaaagcagttattgtcgcttagacACGTTTGCCTTTAAAGCGTCGATACaatgaaaaaatagaaaaaaatatttagaattagataaaaaatgaattttctTACGTGAGCATTTTTATTGCCCATATCACCGTATATAGCGGCCCGCAATAACCAGTCTTCGCCTTCCGGAGGAGTCTTGAAGGAAAACAGCTCAGACCATCCGTATACAGAACCGACATGGTAAACtgcataaacaataatattcttATATAGTATAATTTAGGTTATCGCGagacgaataaaaaaaatttgaaccatccaatttattatttccttatattaattattattattatttatttccctatattctctttttttattgcataactgAGTAGAGGTGCTCAGTcacgaccagtgtgcttagtgcgagcctgttaacgttctcgatagcgtaaaagttaactcaaattcacTCAAGTTAActcagttggaacgtttgccgctaggagcgctgctccaactgcatacataataatatttgagttaacgttgacgctatcgaaaacgttaaaaaactcgcattaagcacactgatgttatgtggttatcAGTGCCCATGCGCGTCACAACGTGAATTACTGTGAGTTACAAGtagtttttttatgaaggaatgATTACCGGTAGCCCGAAGGCTTTTCCAATtccaccagaacaggtgggcgagcagaggctcaACCAGGAGAAAAATGAGGTCTAGATCTTAAATTTAATAGTAGTACTTCAAATAGTCTtagttctaaatattttttttaataaaaataggatGCACGGAGTTGAAAAACTACATTCTAAAGCATCCTAAGTCATCCAGCCCATTTCTACAAAGTGAACAACACACATAACGGATGCATTCACGTCGGTTTTGCGAAATATGTCAATTTTTCAACTTATAATGTTCTCCCAATAACTGTTTAAAATCAAAGGAGGCCATATCTACAGTTattcatgtaaaaaaaaaaaaatttaggttaTTTCACTGACCGTATCTAGTATTAAATTTCAAGTCCTTTAGCAGAACAGTATGGATCCATTGAGAACGTTTCTCTTTACCACCATCAGTGAACAAAGTAGCTGAACCTGTAGCTTCCTTTTCCATAATACCTTCTCCATATTCCACAGTGGACTCCTGAGTGTCGTTGAAAGTGGACCATGTTATTTTGATGTCATTGGTTTtctctgaaataaaaataatatttcaatgacAAATTATAACATATTTGACATAGCTAGTTGCAACATGTGGATTTAcaatgacctttttttttttaattgcccttgtaggcagacgagcataaggcccacctgatggtgagtggttaccgtcgcccatggacttcagcaatgcgaggggcagagccaagccgctgcctaccgctaaaacctaagtataaatagccatatgtacaattaaaaataaattatatatgtcGGCTTAGTAATagcttaataaattatatatgtaaCCTAGTTAACTAAGATAGAAACTGCAACTTGTTTAATGTTACGCATGTAAGCAATTGTTTAAGAAGGTATTCAAGGGAATTCACGATTAAGCTACCCCACTTTTCTACTATAGATAAGCAATTCAAGCACCCaacaaaatgtttacgggcatcGGCCACTAGAtagcttcgcttcgattagtttcttattgctcctgtagatggcatcgtatattttgtttttaatgaaggattttgtaaattttcagaaaccacaaattgataaaatttaatcaatttgtctataacaaataaagacttgtaggatttattatttttttattttctctgtttagttatacaataactAAATGCCTTcattttaacaacatataagtttaggggcatccgctacaagatgtcgctagtttccatacaaaaaatatttgtcttaaagtatcacagtttcagggccctggcgGATCTCTCTATTGTTTTGGTTCTACtcatacaatttaatttaattgaaaagtaAGTCTTTATTGCTGTCACTATGAAAGGCAATGACAACAACGAATAGAATGACGTTACAAATCAGTCCATCTGATGGAGTCCATCATATTATATATGTCtagaaaagaaataataaattgttcATTTATAGAATTGAGATATTGATCTGCTTTCTTATGAAGTAGGTTAATTGGGAATATATTGTGCTGAAAATTTGTTAAGCTTactgtgatttaaaaaaatgttatttatgaattaagtaattaaaattttaaaactactttcTTTCTTcaatatacattatttttatacttaatCCCATTTAAATcgattcatttaaaataaaaagctgtgaCAACCCAATTGGATGATAGTAAAGTCAACAGTACATTGTCCTCAAAACTttacagaaaaataatatattaattagttaCAAAGGTTAATTGTCCAGTACATATTCTTATCAGTTTAGCTTATGTACTCATAGCTCAGAATAAATAACAGTGTTTATCAGCAGTGGAcatatataaaacatattattacatGATATGTAAATGGAGGCTGCATGTTTATTGAAACAAttctaatgattttattttgtatttagttATGAATCATATAACTACATATACAATCATATGAATACAAACATACTTTtttatggacgagctcacgcagACATTTACAACATTAACGCAGCCTTGCCTTGCCACTTACCATGATATAATAGTTCTGAGTTatctgtttttacagtacattggctgccccacccttcaaaccgaaacgcattactgcttcacgacaaaaatagacagtggtggtggtacctacccgtgtggactcacaaggcgtgataccaacagtaattacgcaaattctaattttgcgggtttgatttttattacacaatgttattctttcaccgtggaagtcagttgtgaacatttgttaagtacgtacttgCCTgagggattcaaacaccggtgcatcacaagatacaaatgcactggatgtcttatcctttagaccactattacttttaaatattaatgcaTATCAATGACGTAAGTTagcaattaataatttcaaacttCATGGTTAAACTACAAAAGGATTTACATAATCAATTAAActcttaattttattgtattgatggGTATGAGTGAGGGTCTCTAAAGCCTATTAATACCACAATGGAATGCTACTCTGTGCTGATGCACATGATgggttttaatttcatttaactgCACACTTGAATATAAATATGGATAGCTATTTTAACTTACACTGTCCTACACTGCTTTATTGGAAAGTGGCAGTATCTCAACCTCCAATCAATACTGCCCCTATGGTTAGAgctccatgagctcacctaccagctcaatgaatctagtatgaccccttaaggtcactaaaatataaatagaatagaatactTCAAATGCTTATTACCCAGAAGTTTATTTACCTAGAAGGTGAAGGTGTTTTTCCTTCATTTACATGTGGGTTTCCTTTTTGTTAGTTAGTTCGCAAAATAAGTGCTAACTTTATAAAAACTGTATCATTATGAAATAATGGTCAGGTGTAAGTGgccaaataaacaattttactgTTTTAGACAAAAAACATCACTCTTTAGATGATTATTGAGTCAATTCGATTCTAAGACAAAGCCCGATCAGCCCATTtgcataaaattttaaaacatcaaCAAAATCATGCGTAGTTAATACTTTATTACTTTTGTCACATAATAATTGTAGTTTTACAGTTCACAATAATCCCTAACAATACATCATAATTGCTTAAGTATGAATCGCTTTTAGTAGAGAACGAATTCATAtagacattaaatttaataatgaaaaaacaatataataatttggtTACGGCATCTTATTGTGATTGTACCGGCACCAGTAAACAATTTAAATGAGGTGAGTCAAGACCTCCACAACTTTTCGTTAAcaggtttaaaaataaatagaacaaaaagcagaaaatttcacaaaaaatCTTAATAGCCCTTACCTCCAAATGCTATATGAATCTGTTCCGGCTGACAATACGGACAGTCGTAGGTTACAGCGCCTTGATTCAGTATCGAAGCTAATGAAAAGCTGAATAACGTAAATAAGAAGAATAGTTCCATTTTGTtggcttaattttatttaaagtaaactTTTATTACAGGAGCGATTATGTGTCCGTTACGCGTTACGCGTTTAGATTAAAAGTAATTGTTATGCACTGTTTATTTCAGATCTATTGCGATTCACCGAACGAACTGATAAGAGTAAAACTCCTCAATAAGTTTAAACAATCCTAGAGTTTTGCAGGATTACAAACAAAAACGTTTGTTTACCATTGCGAAAAGTAAGGGAACATATTCCATACAGCCAAGTTTATTGTGATAATAGTCAAAGCTGTTTGTCGTACGAAATGAAGTCGATTAGGGAAAAGTAATGAAGTATTTTTTTCACTAGAGACACAGAGAATTCACTAAGACTTCTTACTGCCGTTTAACTGATACTAATTGATTAGATAaccatattttcattattattgattGTTAGCGTACGTGCACAACATACACATACGGATATCCCAATACGTCCAATTAAAAGGTTAATTGAAAATGGAACTTTG
This genomic window contains:
- the LOC101737208 gene encoding acid phosphatase type 7 isoform X2, translated to MELFFLFTLFSFSLASILNQGAVTYDCPYCQPEQIHIAFGEKTNDIKITWSTFNDTQESTVEYGEGIMEKEATGSATLFTDGGKEKRSQWIHTVLLKDLKFNTRYVYHVGSVYGWSELFSFKTPPEGEDWLLRAAIYGDMGNKNAHSLSYLQDEAERDHFDVILHVGDFAYDMDTEDARVGDEFMRQIQPLAATVPYMTCPGNHEEKYNFSNYVNRFSMPGPDSNLYYSFDLGPVHFVSVSTEVYYFTEYGLKLIVNQYDWLKEDLAEANTPENRSKRPWIILFGHRPMYCSNSNDIDCSVELTRVGIAGMFGLEPLLIEFGVDVVIWAHEHSYERSWPLYDNVVYNGTEGPYINPGAPVHIVTGSAGCQESTDPFNYPAAAWSAFRSTDYGYTRFKAYNQTHIYFEQVSVDRKGKVIDSLWIEKHKHEAYNL
- the LOC101737208 gene encoding acid phosphatase type 7 isoform X1 encodes the protein MELFFLFTLFSFSLASILNQGAVTYDCPYCQPEQIHIAFGEKTNDIKITWSTFNDTQESTVEYGEGIMEKEATGSATLFTDGGKEKRSQWIHTVLLKDLKFNTRYVYHVGSVYGWSELFSFKTPPEGEDWLLRAAIYGDMGNKNAHSLSYLQDEAERDHFDVILHVGDFAYDMDTEDARVGDEFMRQIQPLAATVPYMTCPGNHEEKYNFSNYVNRFSMPGPDSNLYYSFDLGPVHFVSVSTEVYYFTEYGLKLIVNQYDWLKEDLAEANTPENRSKRPWIILFGHRPMYCSNSNDIDCSVELTRVGIAGMFGLEPLLIEFGVDVVIWAHEHSYERSWPLYDNVVYNGTEGPYINPGAPVHIITGSAGCQEGRDHFGHNPFKWSAFHSQDFGYTKLNIYNKTHINFEQISVDLEGQTIDDFWLIKNNKNNRTSFAIPK